One Mycolicibacterium pulveris genomic region harbors:
- a CDS encoding GNAT family N-acetyltransferase, with translation MPFAIAVRTSRKADIRPLAGTLGRAFYDDPVMRWMLPDNARRARRLARMFATMTRHHFLAGGGVEIAAGADGIGAAALWDPPGRWRQSPLEEFRMMPGFMLAMGTRAGRGRQIAELMKQHHPEEPHWYLGVIGSDPSVRGGGFGRALMQSRLDRVDAEHAPAYLESSNPDNIPYYQRFGFEVTGEITLPDDGPKMWPMWRDPR, from the coding sequence ATGCCGTTCGCCATCGCCGTTCGAACCTCCCGAAAAGCCGATATCCGGCCGTTGGCCGGCACGTTGGGTCGCGCCTTCTACGACGACCCGGTGATGCGGTGGATGCTGCCCGACAACGCCCGTCGCGCCAGGAGGCTGGCGCGGATGTTCGCGACCATGACCCGCCACCACTTCCTGGCCGGCGGCGGCGTCGAGATCGCGGCCGGCGCCGACGGCATCGGCGCTGCCGCGCTGTGGGACCCGCCGGGGCGGTGGCGGCAGTCGCCGCTGGAGGAGTTCCGGATGATGCCCGGCTTCATGCTCGCGATGGGCACACGCGCGGGTCGCGGCCGCCAGATCGCCGAGCTGATGAAGCAGCACCACCCCGAAGAGCCGCATTGGTACCTGGGCGTGATCGGCAGCGATCCCAGCGTGCGGGGCGGCGGGTTCGGGCGTGCCCTGATGCAGTCCAGACTGGACCGCGTCGACGCCGAACACGCGCCGGCCTACCTGGAGTCCAGCAACCCCGACAACATCCCCTACTACCAGCGCTTCGGCTTCGAGGTCACCGGCGAGATCACCCTGCCCGACGACGGCCCGAAGATGTGGCCGATGTGGCGCGACCCGAGGTAG
- a CDS encoding CBS domain-containing protein translates to MRIADVLRSKGASVATITPETSVAGLLTELSVHNIGAMVVVSPDGLVGIVSERDVVRALQQRGSELLTRPVAEIMSTLVATCSPNDSVDSLSALMTTNRVRHVPVLNNGRLAGIVSIGDVVKTRMEELEAQQEQLEAYITQGG, encoded by the coding sequence ATGCGGATCGCGGACGTATTGCGCAGTAAGGGTGCGTCGGTGGCGACCATCACCCCCGAGACTTCGGTCGCGGGGCTGCTGACTGAGCTCAGCGTGCACAACATCGGCGCGATGGTGGTGGTTTCGCCGGATGGTTTGGTCGGCATCGTGTCCGAACGCGATGTTGTGCGGGCGTTGCAGCAACGAGGCTCCGAGCTGCTCACGCGGCCGGTCGCAGAGATCATGTCCACGCTGGTGGCGACCTGCTCACCCAACGATTCGGTGGACAGCCTCAGTGCGCTGATGACCACCAACCGGGTGCGTCATGTGCCGGTGTTGAATAACGGTCGGCTCGCCGGAATCGTCAGCATCGGCGACGTGGTCAAGACGCGGATGGAGGAGCTGGAGGCGCAGCAGGAGCAGTTGGAGGCCTATATCACCCAGGGCGGCTGA
- a CDS encoding type II toxin-antitoxin system PemK/MazF family toxin translates to MLGNMAPPWKTFQRFAENLVFNEAPKFIRQIGQSETVQRGIQQGIRLGLEAIAGTSRDDAPAITAGRPVSRNFVPTAQRARKLVYAPDLDGRADPGEIVWTWVVYEDDPTQGKDRPVLVVGRDRSTLLGLMLSSQEHHRDDPSWVAIGSGTWDYESRQSWVRLDRVLDVPEEGIRREGAILERTKFDVVAARLRAEYSWS, encoded by the coding sequence ATGCTCGGCAATATGGCTCCGCCGTGGAAAACCTTTCAGAGGTTTGCGGAGAATTTGGTGTTCAACGAGGCGCCGAAGTTCATCCGTCAAATCGGTCAATCCGAGACCGTGCAGCGCGGAATTCAGCAGGGCATCAGGCTCGGTCTGGAGGCGATCGCGGGCACCTCGCGCGACGACGCGCCGGCGATCACCGCGGGCCGACCGGTCAGCCGCAACTTCGTGCCGACCGCCCAGCGGGCCCGCAAGCTGGTCTACGCCCCGGATCTGGACGGGCGCGCCGACCCCGGCGAGATCGTGTGGACCTGGGTGGTCTACGAGGACGACCCGACGCAAGGCAAGGACCGTCCCGTGCTGGTGGTCGGGCGCGACCGGTCCACGCTGCTTGGACTGATGCTGTCCAGCCAGGAACACCACCGCGACGACCCCAGTTGGGTGGCCATCGGCAGCGGCACGTGGGACTACGAGAGCAGGCAGAGCTGGGTGCGGCTGGACCGGGTGCTCGACGTGCCCGAGGAAGGCATCCGGCGCGAGGGCGCGATCCTCGAACGCACGAAGTTCGACGTGGTGGCCGCCCGGCTGCGGGCCGAATACTCCTGGAGCTGA
- a CDS encoding ribonuclease Z, with protein sequence MIEVTLLGTGSPIPDANRAGPSTLVRAGGQTFLVDCGRGVQQRMTGAGAGANGLAALLLTHLHSDHIADLGDLIISRWVTTFTPDQPPFPIIGPPGTAEVVDATLKAFSFDIGYRIAHHDDLTSPPPVEVHEYTDGVVWDRDGVTITAAPTDHRPVTPTIGFRVEHADASVVLAGDTVPCESLDKLAAGAGALVHTVIRKDLIDALPMQRLRDICDYHSSVEEAAATATRAGVGILILTHYVPAIEPGQEDEWRALAASAFDRQIELGDDLHRVEVHPGVGVKPA encoded by the coding sequence ATGATCGAGGTGACGCTGCTCGGCACTGGAAGTCCGATTCCCGACGCGAACCGGGCGGGCCCGTCGACGCTGGTGCGGGCGGGCGGGCAGACGTTCCTGGTCGACTGCGGCCGCGGCGTGCAGCAGCGGATGACGGGCGCCGGCGCGGGCGCCAACGGGTTGGCCGCGCTGCTGCTGACCCACCTACACAGCGATCACATCGCCGACCTGGGGGATCTCATCATCAGCCGCTGGGTCACCACGTTCACCCCCGACCAGCCGCCGTTTCCGATCATCGGGCCGCCTGGCACCGCCGAGGTGGTCGACGCCACGCTCAAGGCGTTCAGCTTCGACATCGGCTACCGGATCGCGCACCACGACGACCTGACGTCCCCGCCCCCGGTCGAGGTGCACGAGTACACCGACGGCGTGGTGTGGGACCGCGACGGCGTGACGATCACGGCGGCCCCGACCGATCACCGCCCGGTCACCCCCACGATCGGTTTCCGCGTCGAGCACGCCGACGCGTCGGTGGTGCTGGCCGGCGACACGGTGCCGTGCGAGAGCCTCGACAAGCTGGCCGCGGGCGCGGGCGCGCTGGTGCACACGGTGATCCGCAAGGACCTGATCGATGCGTTGCCGATGCAGCGCCTGCGCGACATCTGCGACTACCACTCCTCGGTCGAGGAGGCCGCGGCGACCGCGACACGGGCGGGGGTCGGCATCCTCATCCTCACCCACTACGTCCCGGCCATCGAACCGGGTCAGGAGGACGAGTGGCGCGCGCTGGCCGCCTCGGCGTTCGACCGCCAGATCGAGTTGGGCGACGACCTGCACCGGGTCGAGGTCCACCCCGGCGTCGGCGTCAAACCGGCCTGA